From the Chloroflexota bacterium genome, one window contains:
- a CDS encoding DUF1640 domain-containing protein, producing the protein MAVFDTYRAFEALTGAGFTERQAKALIDVGREGYGALATKTDIQDMATKTDLRELEQRITIKVGAMLFTLAGLLVAVLVALELLPL; encoded by the coding sequence ATGGCGGTATTTGATACTTACAGAGCGTTTGAAGCCCTGACAGGCGCGGGCTTCACAGAACGCCAAGCCAAAGCCCTTATCGACGTGGGCCGCGAAGGCTACGGTGCGCTGGCAACCAAGACTGACATTCAAGACATGGCGACCAAAACCGACTTGCGCGAACTAGAACAGCGCATAACCATCAAGGTTGGCGCTATGCTGTTCACGTTAGCGGGCTTACTGGTTGCGGTACTGGTCGCGCTGGAACTGCTGCCGCTCTAG